The Polaromonas sp. SP1 DNA window GAAAACGTTGGTTCGGCGCTTGTTCGCGCAATGCATCCATGCGCAATCTCCTTGTACAGGATGCCATGGTGCAGGTAGCTGAAAACTACGAAATTTGATTGTATATCAGGCCCAAACCCGCAATAGCGGCCTGAAGATCCGCCGGCGGGTCCGATTTGAACTCCATCGCCTGACCGGTAAACGGGTGTTCAAACGCCAACCGACAAGCATGAAGCCCCTGCCGGCCCAAACCCGCCGCAAGCGCTCCCCCATACATCTCGTCAGACACCAGCGGATGCCCCAGAAACGCCATATGAACCCGAATCTGGTGCGTTCGGCCTGTATGCAGCTTGCACCTCACGAGGCAATAGGGCCCCGCACTTTGTATCAACGACACCACGGTGGAGGCCGTCTTGCCAGCGTTCCTATCCAGGTCCACAACGGCCATTCGCAGTCGATTGCGCGGGTCGCGGCCGATGGGAGCATCAACCTGGCGAGTCCCAGCGCCTTGCCAGGCGCCGTGAGCCAGCGCGACATATTCACGGCTCACGCTGCGGGCTGCAATCAAGCCGACCAACTGATCCATCACCACCCGCTGGCGTGCCACCACCATCAGTCCACTGGTATCTTTGTCGAGGCGGTGGACGATACCGGCGCGCGGCAGAAAAGCAGCTTGCGAGTCATAAGCCAGCAAGCCGTTCAGCAGAGTACCGCTCCAGTTGCCAGGCGCCGGGTGCACCACCAACCCTGCTGGTTTGTTGATCACCATCAGATATGCGTCTTCAAACACGATATCCAGCGTCATCGCTTCGGGCTTGAAGGCCTGGCTTTGAGGGGTGGGCCTCAACTCGATCACCAGCTCATCGCCCACCCTGACTTTGGCGGAGGCCTTTGTCACCGAAACGCCGCCCAGCGTCACTACACCGGCCTCGATTAATTGCTGGAGATAAGTACGCGAGAACTCGGGCACAATGGCGGCCAAAGTGCGGTCAAGACGACTGCCGTGACTGTCCGCAGGGACCGTCACCCGCCGCAATTCCATCTCGGCAGCGGTATCTCCCTCCTCCTGGACTTCATCCGGGACGCTTTCAGGCGTAGTAGCGGCCGATATAATCAATTTGCTCTGTTCAGAATCAGTCATCAAGAAGGTAGATTGCAATGTTTTCCACCAAATTATCGGTTGTTCCCAATGCAATGCCGCTTTTTGCAGCTATTTGCGCGCTGTCTTTCGTCATTGCCGGCTGCTCGAGTACGCCGGCGCCTGACAAAACGGCCACCTGGAGCCCGAACAAGATTTACGCCGAAGCCAAAGATGAAGCGAATTCCGGCGCTTATGACAAGGCGATCCCGTTGTACGAAAAGCTGGAAGGCCGCGCGGCAGGCACACCGCTGGCTCAGCAAGCCCAGCTCGAAAAAGCTTATGTTCAGTACAAAGGTGGGGAGTTGCCTCAGGCAATCGCAACCCTCGACCGCTTCATGAGGCTTCATCCAGCCAGCCCTGCGATGGACTACGCGCTCTATCTCAGGGGCCTCGCAAACTTCAATGACAACCTCGGTGTTTTTGGGTTTATTTCACGCCAGGATCTGTCGGAGCGGGATCAGAAAGCAGCCAAGGAATCTTTTGAATCGTTCAGGACCTTGGCAACCCGCTTCCCGGAGTCAAAGTACACACCAGATGCCCGCCTGCGGATGAACTACATCGTGAATTCTCTGGCCCAGTCGGAGGTGCACGTAGCGCGCTACTACTACTCCCGCGGAGCCTACGTTGCGGCCATCAATCGTGCGCAGACCGCGATTGCCGATTACCGCGACGTCCCG harbors:
- a CDS encoding outer membrane protein assembly factor BamD codes for the protein MFSTKLSVVPNAMPLFAAICALSFVIAGCSSTPAPDKTATWSPNKIYAEAKDEANSGAYDKAIPLYEKLEGRAAGTPLAQQAQLEKAYVQYKGGELPQAIATLDRFMRLHPASPAMDYALYLRGLANFNDNLGVFGFISRQDLSERDQKAAKESFESFRTLATRFPESKYTPDARLRMNYIVNSLAQSEVHVARYYYSRGAYVAAINRAQTAIADYRDVPALEEATFILYKSYDALGMVELRDDARRILEKSYPQSEYLSKGFRSVDSPWYKFW
- a CDS encoding RluA family pseudouridine synthase, producing MTDSEQSKLIISAATTPESVPDEVQEEGDTAAEMELRRVTVPADSHGSRLDRTLAAIVPEFSRTYLQQLIEAGVVTLGGVSVTKASAKVRVGDELVIELRPTPQSQAFKPEAMTLDIVFEDAYLMVINKPAGLVVHPAPGNWSGTLLNGLLAYDSQAAFLPRAGIVHRLDKDTSGLMVVARQRVVMDQLVGLIAARSVSREYVALAHGAWQGAGTRQVDAPIGRDPRNRLRMAVVDLDRNAGKTASTVVSLIQSAGPYCLVRCKLHTGRTHQIRVHMAFLGHPLVSDEMYGGALAAGLGRQGLHACRLAFEHPFTGQAMEFKSDPPADLQAAIAGLGLIYNQIS